Below is a window of Streptomyces sp. ITFR-16 DNA.
CGATCTCGTAGAAGGAGAACCCGTCGCTCTCCCGCGCGGCAAGGATGTGCAGTCCCTCGGCGTCGCCGGTGGCCTGCACGATCGCGTCCGTCGAAGAGGCGTAGTCCGCCCCCAGGTCCGAGCTGGGGGCGGAGAACAGGCGTGATGTGGTCTCTGCGGCCGCAGGGGCCGGTGTGGCCGGTGCGCTCTCCGCGGAAGCCAGCGGGACCAGAGCGGCGGACGCCGCCAGCACGCTCATGACCACCAGCGGGTTCTTGGACAAAGATCGCATGAAACGTCTTCTTCGCATGATTTTCCTTAAAGCCAGTCCGTGCAACTGCCGTGCAGAGCAGGGAGGCTCACGTCGACCGGCTTGTCCCCGCTGGCGGTGGGGTCCTGGATGATGTATCTCATCGGCTGGGGATCGAACTGGGCGTCGACGTCGTTCCAGCACGCCTTCGCCGACGTCTTCTTCCAGTTCCGCATCTTGGTGTAGGCGCCTGCCACGCCGTCGCCGAGAAGGCCCGCCGTGTCGGCGGCCTGGATACCGCCGTCGGGATCACGCGTCGTCCACAGCGTCAGGTACACATAGTCGGGCGACGTGTCGAGATCACGTGCAACTTTCGCCCATACCCCCTGGCAGAGCGGTGACCACATCAGCCGCACCGAGACCGACTCGTCCGGCTCGGTCACCTGCTGAAGGATCTCGGCGTCTTCGTCACACCCCATCTCAATGGGGTCCTTTCCCGAACACGTGGATCGAAAGCAGTCGACCGCCGCGGCGGGGGACGCCTGGATGCCTTGGAGGGCCCCCGTCAGCAGCGCCAGGGCTGCCGCGGCCGGCCCCCATCTTCGTATGCCGTGCACACACATCACCTCAGATATTTCTTCTCCGTGCCGCACGAGCGCGGCACGGACGGCCGTATTCATGTCCCTGCCGCCCCTGCGCCACTTGGGGCGCCGGGGAGACAGGCGCATCTTACGCGAACACGCTTGCGATTAAGGGGTGTTATTGAGCTCCCTGCCTGCGCGGATACCGAAGCCGGACATGTCGCCGCAGTGCACCTCATAGGTGGTGTGCGCGCAGCCCAAGGCCCTTTCCCGGAGTCACATTCCGCGCCGGACTACTGTTCCCCTCATGTCTTCCGTACCTCCCCCCGTTCCTCCCCCGGCCCCGTCCGACGGCGCCTTCCTCCTCGGCGGCGAGCTGCCCGTACGCCGTCTCGGCTACGGCACCGCCCAGCTGACCGGTCCCGGCTACTGGGGCCCGCGCGGGGACCGGCGCGATGCCGTGGCCGTGCTGCGGGCGGCGGTGGAGCAGGGCGTCACGCTGATCGACACCGCCGACAACTACGGTCCCGGGGTGGCCGAGGAACTGGTCGCCGAGGCGCTGCACCCGTACCGCGAGGACCTGGTGATCGCGACGAAGGGCGGGGTGGTGCGCACCGGCGACAGCTCCTGGCACATCGCGGGGCGGCCGGAGCGGCTGCGGGCGATGTGCGAGGCGAGTCTGCGGCGGCTGCGGACGGACCGGATCGACCTGTACCAGCTGCACCGGCTGGATCCGCAGGTGCCGATGGCCGAGCAGCTGGGGGCTCTGGATGCCCTGCGGCAGGAAGGTAAGATCCGGTACATCGGTCTGGACACCCTCACCGCCGACCAGCTGGAGCAGGCGCTCTCCCTGACCGGGATCGCCTCGGTGCAGAACCGCTTCAACCTCCTCGACCGCGCGTCGGACGCGGTGCTGAAGGTGTGCGAAACCCATGGCCTCGCCTTCCTCCCCTGGTTCCCGCTGGCCAACGGGGCGCTGACGGGCGAGGAGGCCGCGTCCCTCGACGGGATCGCGGAGCGCCACGGCGCCACCCGGGGGCAGATCGCCCTCGCGTGGCTGCTGCACCGCTCCCCCGTGCTGTGCCCGACGCCGGGCACCGGTTCGCCCGCCCATCTGGCGGAGAACCTGGGGGCGCGCGGGATCCGGCTGACGACCGAGGACATGAGCCGCCTGGAGGCGCTCGCCTCCGCATGAAGGAGCACCGCACGTGACGACCACCGCACCCCTGCCCCCGTCCGTCCCCGAGGCTCCGGAGCCGGTGCCGGTGATCCGGGCCGACCGGGTCTGTCTCGTCCGGGACGGGAATCTGCTGCTGGACTCGGTCTCGCTGACCGTGCGCGGCGGGGAGCACTGGGCGCTGCTCGGTGCCAACGGGGCGGGCAAGTCCACCCTGCTCGGGCTGCTGGGTGCGGTCAATCACCCCACCCGGGGGTCGGTGGAGGTGCTGGGCCGGACGCTGGGGCGGGTCGATCTGCGGGAGCTGCGGACGCTGCTGGGGCATGTCAATCCGCGCCATCCGCTGCGGTCGCCGCTGACGGTGGACGAGGTGGTGCTGACGGGTCTGACCAACTCGGTCGAGCCGGTGCCGCGCTGGTCGCCGAGT
It encodes the following:
- a CDS encoding DUF2690 domain-containing protein, whose translation is MRLSPRRPKWRRGGRDMNTAVRAALVRHGEEISEVMCVHGIRRWGPAAAALALLTGALQGIQASPAAAVDCFRSTCSGKDPIEMGCDEDAEILQQVTEPDESVSVRLMWSPLCQGVWAKVARDLDTSPDYVYLTLWTTRDPDGGIQAADTAGLLGDGVAGAYTKMRNWKKTSAKACWNDVDAQFDPQPMRYIIQDPTASGDKPVDVSLPALHGSCTDWL
- a CDS encoding aldo/keto reductase, producing MSSVPPPVPPPAPSDGAFLLGGELPVRRLGYGTAQLTGPGYWGPRGDRRDAVAVLRAAVEQGVTLIDTADNYGPGVAEELVAEALHPYREDLVIATKGGVVRTGDSSWHIAGRPERLRAMCEASLRRLRTDRIDLYQLHRLDPQVPMAEQLGALDALRQEGKIRYIGLDTLTADQLEQALSLTGIASVQNRFNLLDRASDAVLKVCETHGLAFLPWFPLANGALTGEEAASLDGIAERHGATRGQIALAWLLHRSPVLCPTPGTGSPAHLAENLGARGIRLTTEDMSRLEALASA